A single region of the Gossypium arboreum isolate Shixiya-1 chromosome 12, ASM2569848v2, whole genome shotgun sequence genome encodes:
- the LOC108478199 gene encoding cyclin-dependent kinase F-4-like, which produces MERYKLLREVGDGTFGCVWRAINKLSGEVVAIKKMKKKYYSWEECVNLREVKSLRRMNHPNIVKLKEVIRENNVLYFVFEYMECNLYRLMKDREKHFSEVEIRNWCFQVFQGLAYMHQCGYFHRDLKPENLLVSRDIIKIADFGLAREISSHPPYTEYVSTRWYRAPEILLQSYLYTSKVDMWAMGAIMAELFTLRPLFPGASEADEIYKICSVLGTPTKYTWSDGLNLARSINYQFPKFPGVHLSLLVPSASDDAINLITSLCSWDPCKRPSAVEALRHPFFQSCYYVPPSLRPKAAVSGTPPSVGVKGTWEQQSPRRFSGFLPNAKLTGNHSTLKANASLGTGVQRKLEMVNQDLNKNDKSLKSFAKQPRYRPPGRKSPFATSINKDRNAIGASDVAEKLANVTIGNRRLNVGQIRHSEYKGWGSVDCGF; this is translated from the exons ATGGAGAG GTACAAGTTACTCAGGGAAGTTGGTGACGGGACATTTGGTTGTGTGTGGAGAGCTATTAATAAGCTGTCTGGTGAAGTT GTTGCAATtaagaaaatgaagaagaaataTTACTCGTGGGAAGAGTGTGTGAATCTGAGAGAAGTTAAG TCTCTGAGGAGAATGAATCATCCCAATATTGTGAAGCTTAAGGAAGTCATCAGGGAAAATAATGTTCTGTACTTTGTGTTTGAATATATG GAATGCAATCTTTACCGGCTTATGAAAGACAGAGAAAAGCATTTTTCAGAAGTTGAAATCAGAAATTGGTGCTTCCAAGTCTTTCAAGGTCTTGCATACATGCACCAGTGTGGATATTTTCATCGTGACCTAAAGCCAG AGAATTTGTTGGTTTCTAGAGACATAATCAAAATTGCTGATTTTGGTCTTGCACGTGAAATCAGTTCACATCCTCCATACACAGAATATGTCTCAACACGCTG GTATCGTGCGCCTGAAATACTTCTTCAATCATACCTGTATACTTCAAAAGTTG ATATGTGGGCGATGGGTGCTATAATGGCCGAGTTGTTCACCTTACGTCCTCTTTTTCCTGGTGCCAG TGAAGCAGATGAAATCTACAAAATCTGCAGTGTATTAGGTACTCCAACTAAGTATACGTGGTCTGACGGGCTTAACCTTGCAAGATCTATAAACTACCAATTCCCAAAG TTCCCTGGTGTGCATCTGTCTTTGTTGGTACCATCAGCAAGTGATGATGCAATCAACCTTATTACA TCTCTCTGTTCATGGGATCCTTGCAAAAGGCCATCGGCTGTTGAGGCCCTTCGACATCCTTTCTTTCAG AGCTGTTATTATGTTCCACCCTCTCTTCGTCCCAAAGCAGCTGTGTCTGGAACTCCTCCATCTG TTGGGGTGAAAGGAACATGGGAACAGCAATCACCTAGGAGATTCTCTGGGTTTCTACCTAATGCAAAGCTCACTGGCAATCATTCTACTCTGAAGGCAAATGCATCTTTGGGCACAG GTGTGCAACGCAAGCTGGAGATGGTTAATCAG GATCTTAATAAGAATGATAAATCCTTGAAGAGCTTTGCCAAACAACCAAGGTATCGACCACCAGGAAGAAAGAGTCCAT TTGCCACATCCATCAACAAGGATAGGAATGCCATTGGAGCTTCAGATGTAGCGGAGAAGTTGGCAAATGTTACAATTGGAAATCGGCGGCTGAATGTTGGGCAAATAAGGCACTCTGAATATAAAGGCTGGGGTTCTGTGGACTGCGGATTTTAA
- the LOC108478201 gene encoding protein BREVIS RADIX-like isoform X1 → MFTCIACTKQMADGGEEVEGARGSGTPSTKEAVKSLTTQIKDMALKFSGAYKQCKPCTGSSSYKKGSRPYPDFDAASEGVPYPYMGGSSSSTPAWDFTSASHHPGRSDSRFTGAFSGDRTPGYRESFSVQDLVLEDEDEPKEWMAQVEPGVHITFVSLPNGGNDLKRIRFSREMFNKWQAQRWWGENYDRIMELYNVQRFNRQALHTPPRSEDETQRDSTYSRVGSAMESPMAHWTPRNNYKPYSAGPSGFCPGGTRGDASFDASRTTTSSRDEPSVSVSNASEMEAEWVEQDEPGVYITIRQLADGTRELRRVRFSRERFGEVNAKQWWEENRERIQAQYL, encoded by the exons atgtttacGTGCATAGCCTGCACAAAGCAAATGGCGGATGGAGGTGAAGAAGTAGAAGGAGCGCGTGGAAGTGGCACTCCCAGCACCAAAGAAGCTGTCAAAAGCCTGACCACGCAG ATCAAGGATATGGCATTGAAATTTTCTGGAGCTTACAAGCAATGCAAGCCTTGCACAGGCTCCAGCAGCTACAAGAAAGGAAGTCGACCATATCCAGATTTTGATGCTGCTTCAGAAGGGGTTCCTTACCCCTACATGGGTGGAAGCTCTAGCTCAACGCCTGCATGGGACTTTACCAGTGCCAGTCATCATCCAGGAAGGTCAGATTCCAGATTTACAGGGGCATTCAGCGGTGACAGAACTCCTGGCTATAGGGAGTCTTTCTCGGTCCAGGACCTGGTGTTAGAAGATGAGGATGAGCCCAAAGAATGGATGGCACAAGTGGAGCCTGGGGTTCATATAACTTTTGTCTCTCTCCCTAATGGAGGAAATGATCTAAAACGGATTCGATTCAG CCGGGAGATGTTTAACAAGTGGCAAGCGCAGCGGTGGTGGGGTGAGAATTATGATAGAATCATGGAGCTCTACAATGTACAGAGATTTAATCGTCAAGCATTACATACTCCCCCAAGGTCTGAGGATGAG ACGCAGAGGGATTCGACATACTCGAGGGTGGGATCGGCAATGGAAAGCCCCATGGCTCATTGGACGCCAAGAAACAACTATAAGCCTTACAGTGCAGGGCCTAGTGGGTTTTGTCCGGGTGGCACAAGAGGGGATGCATCATTTGATGCTTCACGGACGACCACCTCCTCTAGAGATGAGCCTTCTGTTTCGGTGAGCAATGCGAGTGAGATGGAGGCAGAATGGGTTGAACAGGATGAACCAGGGGTTTACATTACCATCAGACAGTTAGCTGATGGCACCAGGGAACTCCGGCGTGTCAGATTCAG CCGCGAAAGATTTGGAGAAGTAAATGCAAAGCAGTGGTGGGAAGAGAACAGAGAAAGGATACAAGCACAATACCTTTAA
- the LOC108478201 gene encoding protein BREVIS RADIX-like isoform X2, with protein sequence MALKFSGAYKQCKPCTGSSSYKKGSRPYPDFDAASEGVPYPYMGGSSSSTPAWDFTSASHHPGRSDSRFTGAFSGDRTPGYRESFSVQDLVLEDEDEPKEWMAQVEPGVHITFVSLPNGGNDLKRIRFSREMFNKWQAQRWWGENYDRIMELYNVQRFNRQALHTPPRSEDETQRDSTYSRVGSAMESPMAHWTPRNNYKPYSAGPSGFCPGGTRGDASFDASRTTTSSRDEPSVSVSNASEMEAEWVEQDEPGVYITIRQLADGTRELRRVRFSRERFGEVNAKQWWEENRERIQAQYL encoded by the exons ATGGCATTGAAATTTTCTGGAGCTTACAAGCAATGCAAGCCTTGCACAGGCTCCAGCAGCTACAAGAAAGGAAGTCGACCATATCCAGATTTTGATGCTGCTTCAGAAGGGGTTCCTTACCCCTACATGGGTGGAAGCTCTAGCTCAACGCCTGCATGGGACTTTACCAGTGCCAGTCATCATCCAGGAAGGTCAGATTCCAGATTTACAGGGGCATTCAGCGGTGACAGAACTCCTGGCTATAGGGAGTCTTTCTCGGTCCAGGACCTGGTGTTAGAAGATGAGGATGAGCCCAAAGAATGGATGGCACAAGTGGAGCCTGGGGTTCATATAACTTTTGTCTCTCTCCCTAATGGAGGAAATGATCTAAAACGGATTCGATTCAG CCGGGAGATGTTTAACAAGTGGCAAGCGCAGCGGTGGTGGGGTGAGAATTATGATAGAATCATGGAGCTCTACAATGTACAGAGATTTAATCGTCAAGCATTACATACTCCCCCAAGGTCTGAGGATGAG ACGCAGAGGGATTCGACATACTCGAGGGTGGGATCGGCAATGGAAAGCCCCATGGCTCATTGGACGCCAAGAAACAACTATAAGCCTTACAGTGCAGGGCCTAGTGGGTTTTGTCCGGGTGGCACAAGAGGGGATGCATCATTTGATGCTTCACGGACGACCACCTCCTCTAGAGATGAGCCTTCTGTTTCGGTGAGCAATGCGAGTGAGATGGAGGCAGAATGGGTTGAACAGGATGAACCAGGGGTTTACATTACCATCAGACAGTTAGCTGATGGCACCAGGGAACTCCGGCGTGTCAGATTCAG CCGCGAAAGATTTGGAGAAGTAAATGCAAAGCAGTGGTGGGAAGAGAACAGAGAAAGGATACAAGCACAATACCTTTAA